A genomic segment from Agrobacterium vitis encodes:
- the hydA gene encoding dihydropyrimidinase — MSTVIKGGTVVTADLTYKADVKIEGGIITEIGPDLSADTVLDASGCYIMPGGIDPHVHLEMPFMGTYSADDFESGTRAGLAGGTTMVVDFCLPDPGQSLLEALTRWDNKSTRANCDYSFHMAITSWDERIFNEMQTIVQDKGINTFKHFMAYKGALMVNDDEMFASFSRCAELGALPLVHAENGDVVAAMSAKLLAEGNDGPEAHAYSRPAEVEGEATNRAIMLADMAGVPLYVVHTSCEQAHEAIRRARQKGMRVYGEPLIQHLTLDESEYFDKDWDHAARRVMSPPFRNKQHQDSLWAGLQSGSLSCVATDHCAFTTEQKRFGVGNFTKIPNGTGGLEDRLPMLWTYGVATGRLTMNEFVAVTSTNIAKILNIYPKKGAILVGADADIVVWDPKRSKTISASNQQSAIDYNVFEGKTVTGLPRFTLTRGVVAIEESTVKTQEGHGKFVKREPYPAVSKALSTWKELVSPRKVERTGIPASGV, encoded by the coding sequence ATGAGCACAGTCATCAAAGGCGGCACCGTCGTCACCGCCGATCTCACCTACAAGGCCGATGTCAAAATCGAAGGTGGGATCATCACCGAAATCGGCCCCGATCTTTCCGCCGATACCGTGCTGGATGCCTCCGGCTGTTACATCATGCCGGGTGGCATTGATCCGCATGTGCATCTGGAAATGCCGTTTATGGGCACCTATTCCGCCGATGATTTTGAAAGCGGCACCCGTGCTGGTCTGGCTGGCGGCACCACTATGGTGGTGGATTTCTGTCTGCCCGATCCCGGCCAATCGCTGCTCGAAGCGCTGACCCGCTGGGACAATAAATCCACCCGCGCCAATTGCGATTATTCCTTCCACATGGCCATCACCTCATGGGATGAGCGCATTTTCAACGAAATGCAGACCATTGTGCAGGACAAGGGCATCAACACGTTCAAACACTTCATGGCCTATAAGGGGGCTTTGATGGTGAATGATGATGAGATGTTCGCCTCCTTCTCGCGCTGCGCCGAGCTGGGCGCGCTGCCGCTGGTGCATGCTGAAAATGGCGATGTCGTCGCCGCCATGTCGGCCAAGCTGTTGGCTGAGGGCAATGACGGGCCGGAAGCCCATGCCTATTCCCGCCCGGCTGAAGTCGAGGGTGAAGCCACCAACCGCGCCATCATGCTGGCCGATATGGCAGGTGTGCCGCTCTATGTGGTGCATACCTCTTGCGAGCAGGCACACGAGGCCATCCGCCGCGCCCGGCAAAAGGGCATGCGGGTCTATGGCGAGCCGCTGATTCAGCATCTGACGCTGGATGAGAGCGAATATTTCGACAAGGATTGGGACCACGCCGCCCGCCGGGTGATGTCGCCGCCGTTCCGCAACAAGCAGCATCAGGATAGCCTCTGGGCTGGCCTGCAATCCGGCTCGCTGTCGTGCGTTGCCACCGACCATTGCGCTTTTACCACCGAGCAGAAGCGGTTTGGCGTCGGCAATTTCACCAAAATCCCCAACGGCACCGGCGGCCTGGAAGATCGCCTGCCGATGCTGTGGACCTATGGCGTGGCCACGGGCCGTCTGACCATGAACGAATTCGTGGCCGTCACCTCCACCAACATCGCCAAAATCCTCAATATCTATCCGAAAAAGGGCGCGATCCTTGTGGGGGCCGATGCCGATATTGTGGTGTGGGACCCAAAACGCTCCAAGACCATCTCGGCCAGCAACCAGCAATCGGCCATTGATTACAATGTGTTCGAGGGCAAAACCGTCACCGGCCTGCCGCGCTTCACGCTGACCCGTGGTGTTGTGGCAATTGAGGAAAGCACCGTGAAAACCCAGGAAGGCCACGGCAAGTTTGTGAAGCGTGAGCCTTATCCGGCGGTGAGCAAGGCGCTGTCTACGTGGAAAGAGCTCGTCTCGCCGCGCAAGGTGGAGCGCACGGGCATTCCGGCGAGCGGGGTATGA
- a CDS encoding ABC transporter ATP-binding protein — MTESPYSVVSAKDLCLTFQTNDGPVHALSNVDLEVKKGDFVSFIGPSGCGKTTFLRVIADLEKHTSGTITVNGMTPDNARKERSYGYVFQAAALYPWRTIEQNIALPLEIMAYSPDEKKKRIEQTLELVNLAGFGKKFPWQLSGGMQQRASIARALAFDADLLLMDEPFGALDEIVRDHLNEQLLKLWDRTNKTICFVTHSIPEAVYLSTKIVVMSPRPGRVTDVISSTLPRERPLDIRESPEFLAIAHRVREGLRAGHSYEE, encoded by the coding sequence ATGACAGAATCCCCCTACTCCGTCGTCTCAGCCAAAGACCTCTGTCTCACCTTCCAGACCAATGATGGACCAGTACATGCGCTGTCCAACGTGGATCTGGAGGTAAAAAAGGGTGATTTTGTTTCCTTCATCGGCCCATCCGGCTGCGGCAAGACCACGTTTTTGCGCGTCATTGCCGATCTGGAAAAGCACACATCCGGCACCATCACCGTCAACGGTATGACGCCTGACAATGCCCGCAAGGAACGCTCCTACGGCTATGTGTTTCAGGCGGCAGCGCTTTATCCGTGGCGCACCATTGAGCAAAACATTGCCCTGCCGCTGGAGATCATGGCCTATAGCCCGGATGAGAAGAAAAAGCGGATTGAGCAGACGCTGGAACTGGTCAATCTCGCAGGCTTTGGCAAGAAATTCCCCTGGCAGCTCTCCGGCGGCATGCAGCAGCGCGCTTCGATTGCCCGTGCGCTGGCCTTTGACGCCGACCTGTTGTTGATGGATGAACCATTTGGCGCGCTGGATGAAATTGTCCGCGATCATTTGAACGAGCAATTGCTGAAACTCTGGGATCGCACCAACAAAACCATCTGTTTTGTCACCCACTCGATTCCAGAGGCCGTTTATCTCTCCACTAAAATTGTGGTGATGAGCCCCCGGCCCGGTCGCGTCACCGATGTGATCTCCTCCACCCTGCCACGGGAGAGGCCGCTGGATATCAGAGAAAGCCCGGAGTTTCTGGCCATTGCCCATCGGGTGCGCGAAGGTTTGCGGGCGGGGCATAGTTATGAGGAATAG
- a CDS encoding ABC transporter permease: protein MRNRLLPILTVILAILIIWHVFVVILNAPFVRDQAARAGEEITTAQVIEQTFNQERPVLPAPHQIIAELWDTTIAKPITSKRSLVYHAWITLSATLMGFGIGTALGILLAIAIVHNRAVDKSLMPWVIASQTIPIIAVAPMIIVVLNAVGISGLMPKALISTYLSFFPVVVGMVKGLRSPDAILIDLMRTYYASNTQTFWKLRMPAAMPYLFTSLKVAIAISLVGAIVGELPTGAVAGLGARLLSGSYYGQTVQIWAALFMAAGLAALLVAIVGLAHTAVLKRMGERA, encoded by the coding sequence ATGAGGAATAGGCTGCTCCCCATTCTAACCGTCATCCTCGCCATCCTGATCATCTGGCACGTCTTCGTGGTCATCCTCAACGCGCCTTTTGTGCGTGATCAGGCTGCGCGGGCAGGAGAAGAGATCACCACCGCGCAAGTGATCGAGCAGACCTTCAATCAGGAACGCCCGGTCCTCCCCGCCCCACACCAGATTATTGCCGAGCTGTGGGACACCACCATCGCCAAACCAATTACCTCCAAGCGCAGCCTTGTGTATCACGCATGGATCACCCTATCGGCAACGCTTATGGGTTTTGGCATAGGCACAGCGCTCGGCATTCTGCTGGCCATTGCCATTGTCCATAACCGCGCCGTCGATAAATCGCTGATGCCGTGGGTGATTGCCAGCCAGACTATTCCGATAATTGCCGTAGCCCCGATGATTATTGTGGTGCTGAACGCTGTTGGCATTTCAGGCCTAATGCCGAAGGCGCTGATTTCCACCTATCTCTCCTTCTTTCCGGTGGTGGTGGGCATGGTCAAAGGCCTGCGCAGTCCCGATGCCATTCTGATTGATCTGATGCGCACCTATTACGCCAGTAACACCCAGACATTCTGGAAACTGCGCATGCCCGCCGCCATGCCCTATCTGTTTACTTCGCTGAAAGTGGCCATTGCGATTTCATTGGTGGGTGCGATTGTGGGGGAATTGCCGACGGGGGCGGTCGCGGGTCTCGGTGCGCGGCTGTTGTCCGGCTCTTACTATGGCCAAACAGTGCAAATTTGGGCAGCACTTTTCATGGCGGCGGGTTTGGCGGCGCTGTTGGTAGCCATCGTCGGGCTTGCCCACACCGCGGTGTTAAAACGCATGGGAGAGCGGGCATGA
- a CDS encoding ABC transporter permease codes for MSGYLLFALIFWLAAWGVNEWLVRQHFAALPAQRAANITVPLLFGITLLVVWECVVRGFDIPSILLPAPSMIWTRLIHSLPILWADFQQTFLKSVLSGYIAGCGLGFIVAVLIDRSPFLKQGLLPIGNFVSALPVVGVAPIMVMWFGFDWPSKVAVVVIMTFFPMLVNTVQGLSAASAMERDLMRTYAASWWQTLIKLRLPAAWPFIFNALKINSTLALIGAIVAEFFGTPIVGMGFRISTEVGRSNVDMVWAEIAVAALAGSVFYGLVAVAEKAVTFWHPSVRGGQSR; via the coding sequence ATGAGTGGGTATCTGCTGTTTGCGCTGATCTTCTGGCTGGCCGCCTGGGGTGTGAATGAATGGCTGGTGCGCCAACACTTTGCCGCCCTGCCCGCCCAACGCGCTGCCAATATCACTGTTCCGCTGCTGTTTGGCATTACCTTGCTTGTTGTTTGGGAATGCGTGGTGCGCGGCTTTGACATCCCCTCCATTCTGCTGCCCGCCCCCAGCATGATCTGGACCCGGTTGATCCATTCCCTGCCCATCCTCTGGGCCGATTTTCAGCAGACTTTTTTGAAGTCGGTGCTATCAGGCTATATAGCGGGCTGCGGCCTTGGCTTTATCGTCGCCGTGTTGATTGATCGCTCACCGTTTTTGAAACAAGGCCTGTTGCCGATTGGCAATTTCGTCTCCGCCCTGCCCGTAGTGGGCGTAGCTCCGATTATGGTGATGTGGTTTGGGTTTGATTGGCCATCCAAAGTCGCGGTCGTTGTCATCATGACCTTCTTCCCCATGCTGGTAAACACCGTGCAGGGCCTGTCTGCGGCAAGTGCCATGGAGCGCGATTTGATGCGCACCTATGCCGCCAGTTGGTGGCAAACGCTGATCAAGCTCCGGCTTCCCGCCGCATGGCCGTTTATCTTCAATGCCTTGAAAATCAATTCCACGCTGGCGCTGATTGGCGCGATTGTGGCGGAGTTTTTCGGAACCCCCATCGTCGGCATGGGCTTTCGCATTTCCACCGAGGTTGGCCGCAGCAATGTGGATATGGTCTGGGCCGAAATCGCGGTGGCGGCGCTGGCGGGTTCTGTTTTCTATGGTTTGGTGGCGGTGGCCGAAAAAGCTGTCACCTTCTGGCATCCGTCTGTCCGTGGTGGGCAGTCTCGATAA
- a CDS encoding ABC transporter substrate-binding protein, translating to MKSKIASLLMAGTVSLLAVQAHAADKLTLQLKWVTQAQFAGYYVAKDKGYYKEEGLDVDIKPGGPDIAPAQVLAGGGADVIVDWLPSALATREKGVPLVNIAQPFKHSGMMLTCLKESGVKTPADFKGKTLGVWFFGNEYPFLSWMAHLGIKADGSADGVKVLKQGFNVDPLLQKQAACISTMTYNEYWQVIDAGIKPDQLITFPYEKEGVATLEDGLYVLEPKLKDPAFKEKMVKFVRASMKGWKWAEKNPDEAAGIVLDNDASGAQTEKHQKRMMSEVAKLTEGSKGALDEADYKRTVATLLGGGSDPVISKEPVGAYTHEITDAALK from the coding sequence ATGAAAAGCAAAATTGCTTCACTATTGATGGCTGGCACCGTGTCATTGCTGGCCGTGCAGGCCCATGCCGCCGATAAGCTGACCCTGCAATTGAAATGGGTGACGCAGGCGCAGTTTGCCGGCTATTACGTGGCCAAAGACAAGGGCTATTACAAGGAAGAAGGCCTTGATGTGGACATCAAGCCCGGCGGCCCAGACATTGCGCCCGCGCAAGTGCTGGCCGGTGGCGGTGCCGATGTGATTGTCGATTGGCTGCCATCCGCCTTGGCCACCCGCGAAAAAGGCGTGCCTCTGGTCAATATCGCCCAGCCGTTCAAACATTCGGGCATGATGCTGACCTGTCTGAAGGAAAGCGGCGTCAAGACGCCTGCCGATTTCAAGGGCAAGACGCTGGGCGTGTGGTTCTTCGGCAATGAATATCCGTTCCTGTCATGGATGGCGCATCTGGGCATCAAAGCCGATGGCAGTGCTGATGGCGTGAAGGTGCTGAAACAGGGTTTTAACGTTGATCCGCTGTTGCAAAAGCAGGCTGCCTGCATTTCCACCATGACCTATAATGAATATTGGCAGGTGATTGATGCGGGCATCAAGCCAGATCAGCTGATCACCTTTCCTTACGAAAAAGAAGGCGTCGCCACGCTGGAAGACGGCCTCTACGTGCTGGAACCCAAGCTGAAAGACCCAGCCTTCAAGGAAAAGATGGTCAAGTTCGTCCGCGCCTCGATGAAGGGCTGGAAATGGGCTGAAAAGAACCCGGACGAGGCAGCTGGTATCGTGCTGGACAACGACGCGTCCGGTGCCCAGACCGAAAAGCATCAGAAGCGGATGATGAGTGAAGTTGCCAAGCTGACGGAAGGTTCAAAGGGCGCGTTGGATGAGGCCGATTACAAGCGCACCGTGGCCACCCTGCTCGGCGGCGGTTCCGATCCTGTCATATCCAAGGAACCCGTGGGTGCTTATACCCATGAAATCACCGATGCCGCGCTGAAATAG
- a CDS encoding efflux RND transporter periplasmic adaptor subunit has translation MLVLALLLSVSQGGFIPAANAQSPAPAVSTDAQLPAIVVAKASTQSLTDKVIGTGSIKAVEEIYVQPEVDGIAIRNLLADVGDKVKAGQVLATLDGDSLILQKAQYAANQAKAEASLAQYKIQLIDAQASAAESERQLARGQSLVSGGTISTAQVQQYETSAINARNKVDSARQSIAIAEAELKVVISQVADLNLKLARTDIKAPFGGLITARNARIGAIAAGSGQPLFTIIRDSKIELVAEVSESDMQKMRVGQPAEIAIAGQATPISGHVRLISPAVSPTTRLGEVHVLLDDSDAARQGMYASALITITSASGIALPLSAIDSGKAGSFTRVVDNGVVRQVKIETGIIENGFILVTSGVKPGDLVVLKAGAFVRDGDKVRPVLETVSQTGAISN, from the coding sequence ATGCTCGTTCTGGCGCTGCTGCTATCGGTTAGCCAGGGCGGTTTTATACCTGCCGCGAACGCGCAATCTCCCGCACCCGCAGTCAGCACCGATGCCCAACTCCCGGCCATCGTCGTTGCCAAAGCCAGCACCCAGAGCCTGACCGACAAGGTGATCGGCACCGGAAGCATCAAGGCGGTAGAGGAAATTTACGTCCAGCCTGAAGTGGATGGAATAGCCATTCGCAATCTCCTGGCCGATGTCGGCGACAAGGTGAAGGCGGGTCAGGTCCTGGCAACGCTGGATGGCGACAGCCTGATCCTGCAAAAGGCGCAGTATGCCGCCAACCAGGCCAAGGCCGAGGCCTCTCTTGCCCAGTACAAGATCCAGTTGATCGATGCTCAGGCCAGTGCCGCAGAATCGGAGCGGCAATTGGCGCGAGGCCAGTCACTGGTCTCGGGCGGCACGATTTCTACCGCTCAGGTCCAGCAATATGAGACCTCCGCCATCAATGCCCGCAACAAGGTGGACAGCGCCCGCCAGTCCATCGCCATTGCCGAGGCCGAGTTGAAAGTGGTGATCAGCCAGGTCGCCGATCTCAATCTGAAACTGGCCCGTACCGATATCAAGGCGCCGTTCGGCGGGTTGATCACTGCGCGCAATGCTCGCATCGGCGCCATAGCTGCCGGTTCCGGCCAGCCGCTGTTCACCATTATCCGCGACAGCAAGATCGAGCTGGTGGCCGAAGTGTCCGAAAGCGATATGCAAAAAATGCGGGTCGGCCAACCGGCCGAAATCGCCATTGCCGGACAGGCCACACCGATCAGTGGCCATGTGCGGCTGATCTCTCCCGCCGTCAGCCCCACGACGAGGCTCGGTGAGGTGCATGTTCTGCTTGATGATAGCGATGCGGCCCGTCAGGGCATGTATGCCAGCGCCTTGATCACCATCACCTCCGCCTCGGGCATTGCCCTGCCTTTGTCTGCAATCGACAGCGGCAAGGCCGGGAGCTTTACCCGCGTCGTTGATAATGGCGTGGTCCGGCAGGTGAAAATCGAGACCGGCATTATCGAAAACGGCTTTATCCTGGTGACATCAGGCGTCAAGCCGGGCGATCTGGTGGTGCTGAAAGCTGGGGCTTTCGTGCGCGATGGCGACAAGGTCAGGCCGGTGCTTGAAACCGTGAGCCAGACCGGCGCAATATCCAACTGA
- a CDS encoding efflux RND transporter permease subunit codes for MNFSAWSIRNPIAPLLGFFLLMVLGIQSFNSLPITRFPNIDVAVVSISVTQSGASPSELEMQVTKEIEDAVASINGVDEISSKVNDGVSVTSVVFRIEIPTQQAVQDVKDAVDRIRNDLPAGVDEPIVNKVDVEGQAIQTFAVSAPNMTLEELSWFVDDTIKRALQGQKGIGRIDRIGGADREIRIELDPDRLNALGITAADVNKQLRGTNVDIGSGRGQVAGAEQAIRVLGDTRNVPALANTTIAISSDRFVKLADLGRIIDTYTEPKSFALLDNQPVVSFSIFRSKGASDVAVAELVAKSLDEVRAKNPDVGINLISDFVYFTYGNYTAAIDTLLEGAILAVIVVFLFLKNWRATLISAIALPLSAIPTFWILEMMGFSLNLVSFLALTLATGILVDDAIVEIENIARHIKMGKTPYRAAIEAADEIGLAVIATTFTIVAVFVPVSFMGGIPGQYFIQFGLTVAFSVLFSLLVARLITPMMAAYLMRPEDGHDEDEGQEGRFMRLYTRLVSATTRTWQRRYLTLAAALVFLAASIGLLMQVPTSFMPPEDAGRITLSVELPPNATLNETESRVRQITETLKPLAGVQSVFVQGGTSPSGDLELRRASVTLQLFRIEHSLVKTVVNKLIGGLPLIGPYLPKMTVDGRTIPQWQIEKLVFAKLRDIPDIRVQKMNDRGARDMAFYFLSKNEEDLTEAVSILEAKLRTVPVLANVSADGSLPRPELQIRPKTDEMARLGITAQQVSETLRVATIGDIDAQLPKISLDGRLIPIRVQAALGQRRDLGAIRALKIKSAAGSMVPLSTVVDIDYTQGISSIKRNHRDRVVSIGADLPQGVALDTATAAFKQAVAAAKIPASVYLKETGDTKVQKEMLASFVNAMILGLLLVLIVLILLFKDIIQPFTILLSLPLAVGGVAVALIITHNALSMPVLIGILMLMGIVTKNAILLIDFAIEMRRHGMERVEAMVEAGRKRARPIIMTSIAMSAGMLPSALGVGEGGSFRSPMAIAVIGGIIVSTVMSLVVVPSFFLVMDDLSRLLSAIFGRLVGAKEQEREPLDTATLTNLHDQTSAQISTLEARMDDLEAGAAHPPRRLSAGPFGRD; via the coding sequence ATGAATTTCTCCGCCTGGTCAATCCGCAATCCGATAGCACCCCTGTTGGGCTTCTTCCTGCTGATGGTGCTGGGCATCCAGTCCTTCAACAGCCTGCCCATTACCCGCTTTCCGAATATCGATGTGGCTGTCGTGTCGATCAGCGTCACCCAGAGTGGGGCCTCGCCGTCGGAACTGGAAATGCAGGTAACCAAGGAAATCGAGGATGCCGTTGCCTCGATCAACGGCGTCGACGAGATTTCTTCCAAGGTCAATGACGGCGTGTCGGTCACTTCGGTGGTGTTCCGCATCGAAATTCCCACCCAGCAGGCGGTTCAGGATGTCAAGGACGCGGTGGATCGGATCAGGAATGATCTGCCCGCCGGCGTCGATGAGCCGATCGTCAACAAAGTCGATGTCGAAGGCCAGGCAATCCAGACCTTTGCCGTCTCCGCCCCGAACATGACGCTCGAAGAATTGTCGTGGTTCGTCGATGATACAATCAAACGCGCCCTCCAGGGCCAGAAAGGCATTGGCCGCATCGACCGGATTGGCGGTGCCGACCGAGAGATCCGTATCGAACTGGACCCGGATCGGCTGAACGCGCTGGGAATTACCGCCGCCGACGTCAACAAGCAATTGCGGGGCACCAATGTCGATATCGGCTCGGGTCGGGGTCAGGTGGCTGGTGCCGAACAGGCGATCCGCGTGCTGGGCGATACCCGTAACGTCCCGGCGCTCGCCAACACCACCATTGCCATTTCCTCGGACCGTTTCGTCAAGCTTGCCGATCTTGGCCGGATCATCGACACCTATACGGAGCCGAAAAGTTTTGCCCTGCTCGACAATCAACCGGTGGTGTCCTTCTCGATCTTCCGCTCCAAGGGCGCCTCCGACGTCGCCGTCGCCGAACTGGTGGCCAAGAGCCTCGATGAGGTGCGGGCCAAAAATCCTGATGTTGGCATCAACCTGATCAGCGATTTCGTCTACTTCACCTATGGCAATTACACCGCCGCCATCGATACCCTGCTGGAAGGGGCGATCCTGGCGGTCATCGTGGTGTTCCTGTTTCTGAAAAACTGGCGGGCAACGCTTATTTCGGCCATTGCCCTACCGCTTTCCGCCATACCGACCTTCTGGATTCTCGAGATGATGGGCTTTTCGCTCAATCTCGTCAGCTTCCTCGCCCTGACACTGGCCACCGGCATTCTGGTGGACGACGCCATCGTCGAAATCGAAAACATCGCCCGTCATATCAAGATGGGCAAGACCCCCTATCGGGCTGCCATCGAGGCTGCCGATGAAATCGGTCTTGCGGTGATCGCCACCACCTTCACAATCGTGGCGGTGTTTGTGCCTGTATCCTTCATGGGCGGCATTCCCGGTCAGTATTTCATCCAGTTCGGCCTGACTGTTGCCTTTTCCGTGCTGTTTTCGCTGCTGGTGGCCCGGTTGATCACCCCGATGATGGCCGCCTATCTGATGCGGCCGGAAGACGGCCATGATGAGGATGAAGGACAGGAAGGCCGCTTCATGCGGCTCTACACAAGGCTTGTCAGTGCCACCACCCGCACCTGGCAGCGCCGCTATCTGACGCTGGCGGCTGCCCTTGTCTTCCTCGCGGCCTCCATTGGCCTGCTGATGCAGGTTCCAACCAGCTTCATGCCTCCAGAAGATGCCGGGCGCATTACGCTTTCGGTGGAATTGCCGCCCAATGCCACACTGAATGAGACCGAAAGCCGCGTCCGGCAGATCACCGAGACCTTGAAGCCGCTTGCCGGCGTGCAATCGGTCTTTGTCCAGGGCGGCACCTCGCCCAGTGGCGATCTGGAATTGCGGCGGGCGTCGGTAACCCTGCAATTGTTCCGCATCGAGCATTCGCTGGTCAAAACCGTGGTCAACAAACTGATCGGTGGCCTGCCGCTGATCGGCCCGTACCTACCGAAAATGACCGTTGATGGACGCACGATCCCGCAATGGCAGATCGAAAAACTGGTCTTTGCCAAGCTGCGTGACATTCCCGATATTCGCGTCCAGAAGATGAACGATCGCGGTGCCCGCGACATGGCCTTCTACTTCCTCTCCAAGAACGAAGAGGATCTGACCGAAGCAGTCAGCATACTGGAAGCAAAACTGCGTACCGTACCAGTGCTGGCCAATGTCAGCGCCGATGGCTCACTGCCGCGCCCGGAATTACAGATCCGTCCGAAAACCGATGAAATGGCCAGATTGGGCATTACCGCCCAGCAGGTTTCCGAAACCCTTCGGGTTGCGACCATCGGCGATATCGACGCGCAATTGCCGAAAATCTCGCTGGACGGTCGGTTGATCCCGATCCGGGTCCAGGCGGCCCTTGGCCAGCGTCGCGACCTTGGCGCCATAAGGGCGTTGAAAATCAAGTCTGCTGCCGGTTCCATGGTGCCGCTCTCTACCGTGGTCGATATCGACTACACCCAAGGCATCAGCTCGATCAAACGCAATCACCGCGACCGTGTGGTCTCGATCGGGGCCGACTTGCCGCAAGGCGTGGCGCTCGATACGGCGACGGCGGCCTTCAAGCAGGCCGTTGCCGCCGCCAAGATTCCCGCCAGCGTCTATCTGAAGGAAACCGGCGACACCAAGGTTCAGAAGGAAATGCTGGCGAGCTTCGTCAATGCAATGATCCTTGGTCTGTTGCTGGTGCTGATCGTGCTGATCCTGTTGTTCAAGGACATCATCCAGCCCTTCACCATCCTTCTATCCCTGCCGCTTGCCGTCGGCGGCGTGGCCGTGGCGTTGATCATCACCCATAACGCGCTGTCGATGCCTGTGCTGATCGGTATCCTGATGCTGATGGGGATCGTCACCAAGAACGCCATCCTGCTGATCGATTTTGCCATCGAAATGCGCCGCCACGGCATGGAACGTGTCGAAGCGATGGTCGAGGCGGGCCGCAAACGTGCAAGACCAATCATCATGACCTCCATTGCCATGTCGGCGGGCATGCTGCCTTCGGCGCTCGGGGTTGGCGAAGGCGGCTCTTTCCGCTCGCCCATGGCCATCGCCGTGATCGGCGGTATCATCGTCTCGACGGTAATGAGCCTTGTCGTCGTCCCCTCCTTCTTCCTTGTCATGGACGATCTGTCGCGCCTGCTGAGCGCAATCTTCGGCAGGCTGGTTGGCGCCAAGGAACAGGAACGAGAGCCGCTCGATACCGCCACCCTCACCAATTTACACGACCAGACCTCGGCCCAGATCTCCACGCTCGAAGCCCGCATGGATGACCTGGAAGCCGGTGCTGCCCATCCACCAAGACGCCTCTCAGCGGGACCGTTCGGACGGGATTGA
- a CDS encoding Crp/Fnr family transcriptional regulator, producing the protein MAVNKVLNLNSRDRNILVKSPLMATLGPGSLNRMLELATVLSFEARDILFREGDPADYFYCVLTGYVRLYRLNKDGREADIRISGGGDTFAESLLAMGDTYHYNAQAAEHVTVARFDLAKVRQLAEQENDIARSVIRCLSNYLRSTMDCIANDRLQTAPQRVAQYLIDNCPNGGGAVSIRLPFQKSLLAGKLGLAPEALSRAFSTLRHSGVTVRGRMVQINDVNTLRQI; encoded by the coding sequence CTGGCCGTGAACAAGGTTTTGAATTTGAACAGTCGCGATCGCAATATTCTGGTAAAATCACCCCTGATGGCCACGCTCGGCCCGGGCTCTTTAAACCGGATGCTGGAGCTGGCGACAGTGTTGAGCTTCGAGGCGCGCGATATTCTATTTCGCGAGGGCGACCCTGCCGATTATTTCTATTGCGTGCTGACCGGCTATGTCCGCCTTTATCGCCTGAACAAGGACGGTCGCGAAGCCGACATCCGCATCAGCGGCGGTGGCGATACCTTTGCCGAAAGCCTGTTGGCCATGGGCGATACCTATCACTATAACGCCCAGGCGGCGGAGCATGTGACCGTGGCGCGATTTGACCTTGCCAAAGTACGCCAGCTTGCAGAGCAGGAAAACGACATCGCCCGTTCGGTGATCCGCTGCCTGTCCAATTACCTGCGCAGCACCATGGATTGCATCGCCAATGACCGGCTGCAAACCGCTCCGCAACGCGTGGCACAATATCTGATCGACAATTGCCCCAATGGTGGCGGTGCTGTGTCAATCCGCCTGCCCTTCCAGAAAAGCCTGCTGGCCGGAAAGCTGGGCCTTGCGCCGGAAGCCCTGTCACGCGCCTTTTCCACCCTGCGGCACAGCGGCGTCACCGTGCGCGGCCGGATGGTTCAGATCAACGATGTCAACACACTCCGACAGATTTGA